Within Ascochyta rabiei chromosome 4, complete sequence, the genomic segment CGCGCCGCTATCGTCTGTTCTGCGCGCAGCACCAAGAACAAGACCGAGGGCACCACCAACCGCCTCCTCCGCACCGCCCGCGCCGCCGAGCAGCAGGGCCACCGCGGCTACGATGACATCGTCGAAGCCATCCGCGCCGACCACGTCCAGGCCGCCAAGGACACCATCCGCAGCGCCGACATCCTCGCAGCCTTCACCGACGACGTCAACGCCGAATGCGCGACTCTGACCAAGATCCTCGAGTCGGCCCAACACCTCGAGGAAGTCACCAGCCGCGCCGAGGACAAGATCATTGCAAAGGGCGAGAAGCTCAGCTGTCGTTACATGGCTGCCCTGCTCAACGACCGCGGCACGCCCGCCCAATTCGTCGACCTCTGCGACATCGTCACCTTCGTCAACCCCAAGAAGGGCCTCAACGAGCACTTCTACGCCGATCTGGCTGCCTCTCTCGCCAGGGAGGTCGAGGCATGCGGCGACAAGGTGCCAGTCATCACAGGCTTCTTTGGCAACGTCCCCGGCGGAATCTTGAACTCCATTGGACGTGGCTACACCGATCTCTGCGCCGCACTGGTTGCTGTCGGTACAAAGGCCACGGAGCTCCAGATCTGGAAGGAGGTGGATGGCATCTTTACGGCTGACCCTCGCAAGGTCCCTACCGCTGCTCTGCTTCCTAGCGTCACGCCCTCGGAGGCCGCCGAGTTGACCTTTTACGGCTCTGAGGTCATTCACCCCTTCACCATGGAGCAGGTCATCCGCGCACGAATCCCCATCCGCATCAAGAACGTCATGAACCCGCGCGGTGCAGGAACCATCATCTTCCCTGACAGCTTCAAGGCGCTGGATTCACACTCTCCTCTCAGGGACGGCCTCTTCCGCACTCGCTCTTCCAGCCTTCTGAACGCCTTGAACACCCCAAGGCGCCCCACTGCTGTGACGATCAAACACAACATCGTCGTTCTCAACGTGCACAGCAACAAGCGCACCCGCGCTCACGGCTTCTTGATGAACATCTTCAGCATCTTGGACCGTTGGCACTTGTCCGTAGACCTCATTTCTTCCTCCGAGGTCCACGTCTCCATGGCCCTGCATTCCGAGTCTGCCATGTTGAGCGGTGGCGGCGAAGACGAGTATAGGATCCAGGACAAAGACCTTCAGGGCGCGGTTAACGACCTAGGTGAGCTGGGGGCTATCGACATCGTGCCTGACATGGCCATCGTGAGCTTGGTCGGAAAGCAGCTCAAGAACATGATTGGTATCAGTGGCAAGTTCTTCAGCGTGCTcggcaacaacaacatcaacatcgaGATGATCTCGCAAGGTATGCTCTACGATTCAATCTCTTATGTTGGGGTGTCCTGCTAATACATCTCACAGGTGCTAGCGAGATCAATATCTCGTGCGTCATTGAGGAGCGCGAGGCCGACCGTGCTCTTAACGTCGTTCACACGAATCTATTTACCTTCTTGGAATAGACATGCATCTGCATTAGCGGGATTGAATACCAACCATCTAGACGTCTTTCGAAAGACTGATTTTGAACAATATTATCTACATATTATCTATTTATTA encodes:
- a CDS encoding Aspartate kinase, with product MSAVTNGHRSEVERIANHTEEKHLPGGWVVLKFGGTSVGKFAENIAGIVKAGNQANRAAIVCSARSTKNKTEGTTNRLLRTARAAEQQGHRGYDDIVEAIRADHVQAAKDTIRSADILAAFTDDVNAECATLTKILESAQHLEEVTSRAEDKIIAKGEKLSCRYMAALLNDRGTPAQFVDLCDIVTFVNPKKGLNEHFYADLAASLAREVEACGDKVPVITGFFGNVPGGILNSIGRGYTDLCAALVAVGTKATELQIWKEVDGIFTADPRKVPTAALLPSVTPSEAAELTFYGSEVIHPFTMEQVIRARIPIRIKNVMNPRGAGTIIFPDSFKALDSHSPLRDGLFRTRSSSLLNALNTPRRPTAVTIKHNIVVLNVHSNKRTRAHGFLMNIFSILDRWHLSVDLISSSEVHVSMALHSESAMLSGGGEDEYRIQDKDLQGAVNDLGELGAIDIVPDMAIVSLVGKQLKNMIGISGKFFSVLGNNNINIEMISQGASEINISCVIEEREADRALNVVHTNLFTFLE